One genomic segment of Syntrophorhabdales bacterium includes these proteins:
- the mnmE gene encoding tRNA uridine-5-carboxymethylaminomethyl(34) synthesis GTPase MnmE — translation MYDPDTICVVSSALGEAGIGVLRMSGPQAHSVLRTIFQPKKPVDSFSPRHLYLGFIINPDTGEPVDEVFAVFMNGPWTYTREPMAEVYSHGGINAPRKILSLMVRHGARVAEPGEFTKRAFLNGRIDLAQAESVLDVIRSESDQEAGSALRHLAGLLSERIGSVRDQVRIALANTEAMIDFPDEELEADGLINRKETVSLLDTARQKLQELICSYADGRAVKNGVEVLIVGRTNVGKSSLLNALLMEEKAIVTALPGTTRDLIEDVFHVKGIKLRIIDTAGLRMPRDAAEEQGIERVKKRIPAADVVLWVLDNAENFLDEDEHIYDLIKDKKIVSVLNKSDLPQKLDRERLIERNLTPVNVCALNGSGLDMLKEVLYDVAMGTGHKSPALLITNVRHRDALIRVDEALQRALSCTRQEESPEFTAFELREALSCFGEITGETCNEEILDEIFSKFCIGK, via the coding sequence ATGTACGATCCTGATACCATTTGCGTTGTATCCTCTGCACTGGGTGAAGCCGGAATAGGTGTTTTGAGAATGAGCGGGCCCCAAGCCCACTCTGTCTTAAGGACCATCTTTCAACCGAAGAAACCCGTCGATTCCTTCTCCCCCCGCCATCTCTATCTTGGCTTCATCATCAACCCCGATACAGGTGAGCCTGTTGATGAAGTCTTCGCTGTTTTTATGAACGGGCCCTGGACATACACCCGTGAGCCCATGGCTGAAGTTTATTCTCATGGCGGCATCAATGCTCCCAGGAAGATACTTTCGCTGATGGTCAGGCACGGGGCGCGAGTTGCTGAACCGGGTGAATTCACAAAGCGGGCGTTCTTGAACGGCAGAATCGATCTCGCACAGGCTGAATCCGTGCTCGATGTTATCCGGAGCGAATCGGATCAAGAGGCAGGTAGCGCCCTGCGCCACCTTGCCGGTCTGCTTTCCGAACGAATCGGTTCAGTCAGAGATCAGGTGAGAATTGCACTCGCCAACACTGAAGCGATGATAGATTTTCCTGACGAAGAACTGGAAGCAGATGGGCTGATCAATAGAAAGGAAACTGTTTCGTTGCTTGACACCGCACGGCAAAAGTTGCAGGAGCTTATTTGCTCATACGCCGATGGCAGGGCAGTGAAGAACGGTGTCGAAGTCTTGATCGTCGGGAGGACAAACGTGGGCAAGTCCAGTCTCCTGAATGCTCTCCTGATGGAGGAAAAAGCTATAGTCACTGCGCTTCCCGGTACAACGAGGGATCTTATCGAAGACGTCTTTCACGTAAAGGGCATCAAGCTGAGAATCATAGACACGGCAGGCTTGAGAATGCCCCGTGACGCTGCTGAGGAGCAGGGTATTGAACGGGTGAAAAAGAGAATACCGGCAGCAGATGTGGTTCTCTGGGTACTGGACAATGCAGAGAATTTTCTCGATGAGGATGAGCACATATATGACCTGATAAAAGATAAAAAGATAGTGAGCGTTCTTAATAAGAGCGATCTCCCGCAGAAACTGGACAGGGAGCGGCTGATTGAAAGAAACCTGACGCCTGTCAACGTATGTGCTTTGAACGGATCGGGTTTGGATATGCTGAAAGAAGTGCTCTACGATGTAGCCATGGGAACGGGGCATAAGAGCCCAGCGCTTCTTATCACCAATGTCCGTCACAGGGACGCGCTGATCAGAGTTGATGAAGCCTTGCAAAGGGCATTGTCGTGCACGAGACAGGAAGAATCACCGGAGTTCACTGCCTTCGAACTGCGCGAAGCGCTCTCGTGCTTTGGGGAAATCACGGGAGAGACGTGCAATGAGGAGATATTGGATGAAATATTCTCAAAGTTCTGCATCGGTAAATAA
- the jag gene encoding RNA-binding cell elongation regulator Jag/EloR, whose translation MDILEFEGKTYEEAVKKAATELNADIKDLDIEVKEVDTKGILGLLGSKKVRIVARLHSKAEEEKPAEALEQTPEEYGKKFLLDIANFLGVRLEVKVSKSNERILFVLDTDDEETLVGREGEVLEGLQHLVRLAIAKKYKENLKLLLDVNDFREKRKKTIIVMAKKLADKARRSRKPIKTKPLNPYERRIIHTLFKSTRGISTSSEGDGHTKRVIISPSGSGNVRS comes from the coding sequence ATGGATATCCTGGAATTTGAGGGTAAGACTTACGAGGAAGCAGTTAAAAAAGCAGCAACGGAACTGAATGCAGATATCAAAGACCTTGACATCGAGGTAAAAGAGGTCGACACGAAGGGCATCCTCGGCTTGCTCGGGAGCAAGAAGGTTCGCATCGTCGCGCGGCTTCACAGCAAGGCGGAAGAGGAGAAGCCCGCGGAAGCGCTGGAACAGACTCCCGAGGAGTACGGCAAGAAATTTCTGCTCGACATTGCGAACTTCCTTGGTGTCCGCCTTGAAGTGAAGGTCTCAAAATCGAATGAGCGGATACTTTTTGTTCTCGACACAGATGACGAAGAAACACTGGTCGGTCGCGAGGGCGAGGTGCTCGAGGGTCTTCAGCATCTCGTAAGGCTCGCCATTGCCAAGAAATATAAAGAGAATCTGAAACTCCTTCTCGATGTGAATGATTTCAGGGAGAAGAGAAAAAAGACTATCATCGTCATGGCGAAAAAACTTGCGGACAAAGCAAGAAGGAGCAGAAAGCCTATAAAGACGAAACCTTTGAATCCTTACGAGAGAAGGATCATACATACGCTCTTCAAGAGCACTCGAGGGATAAGCACTTCCAGTGAGGGAGACGGCCACACCAAGAGGGTCATCATTTCTCCTTCCGGATCAGGGAATGTACGATCCTGA